The genomic DNA CCCAGCTTAACGGGCGCCGCAGTTAGCGGTCGCCGCGGCCGAACCAAGTCCGGCGCGGTCCGCGGATGTCGACCGAACCGAAGACCACCCGCCCGGTCAGGATGACGTGCGGAGTACCGTCGGCGGGCGCGTCCTTGCGGTGGTCGGTGGCACTGCCGACGGCCACCTCGACGTCGTCGATGGAGGCGCTGGCGCCGTCGGGCAGCCGAAGGTCCAGCGAGCTGAACTTGAGATCGAGTTCGATGACCACGATCGGCCCGCCGAACCGGGCCCGCGTCAGATCCAGGTCGATGGAGCCGACGCGGCGGACCAGCGCGAGCCGGGTCGGGACGACCCACTCACCCTGCCGCTTGAGCGACCCCATGACACCGCGCAGCTCGACGCGGTCGGCCGAGCCCGTCACGATCGCGTTGGGCGCGGGCAGGTCGCCGACCAGGACGGCCAGCTCGGCCTGCTGCCGGGCGAGGGCGACCAGCGCGGACCGCTCGGAGAACTCGTCCATGTCGATGAGCCCCAGGGCCACCGCGTTGTGCAGCCGCCGGAGCGTGCCGTTGCGGTCGGCGTCGGAGACGCGCAGGACCGCGATCTCGTCGCTGTTGGTCACCCAAACAGGTTACTCAGGCCAGATAATCCGGCGGCAGTCCCTTGAACATGTCCCGGCACATGCGCACCGCGGTCTCCGACCCGCCGCCGCCCACGATCAGGGCCGCGAAGGCCATGTCGCCACGGTAGCCGGCGAACCAGGCATGTGAGCCACCCGAGAATTCGGCTTCACCGGTCTTTCCGCGAACGTCGCCGCTGGCGTGCAGATCCTTGGCCGTACCGCTGGTCACCACCAGCTGCATCATGGGCCGCAGGCCGTCGACCATCTTCGGGCTGATCGGCGCGGTGTTGCCGGTGACCGTTGTCGGGCGGCCCTCGATGAGCTGTGGGAGCGGGGTCTTGCCGGCCGCGACGGTGGCAGCCGCGAGCGCCATCCCGAACGGGCTCACCACGACCTTGCCCTGACCGAAGCCGTCCTCGGTGCGCTCCGCCAGGTTCACAGTGGGCGGCACCTTCCCGGTGACGGTGTCGATGCCGGCGACCTGGTAATCGGCGCCGATGCCGTACTGGGCCGCCGCGTTGGTCAGAGCCCGCGGCGCCATCCGGCTGGCGAGCTCGGCGAAGGTGGTGTTGCACGAGTTCGCGAAGGCTCGCGACATCGGCACCACCCCCAGATCGAACCGGTCGTAGTTGGGGATGGTCCGGTGCCCGATGTCGATGGTGCCGGGGCACCCGAGCAGGGTGTTGGGTCCGGCCATGTCCGATTCGATGGCGGCACCGGCGGTGACCATCTTGAACGTCGACCCGGGCGGGTACAGGCCCATGGTGGCGGTCGGGCCGTCGGCGTCGGCTGCCGCGTTCTGGGCCACCGCCAGGATTTCGCCGGTCGACGGCTTGATCGCGACGATCATCGCCTTGCGACCAACCATGTTCACCGCGTCCTGGGCGGCGTTCTGCACGTTGCGGTCCAGGCTGATGGTGATCGACGGGGCCGGCTTACCCGGTACCTCGTTCAGCACGTCGATGTCGGCGCCGTTCTGGTTGACGCTGACGACGCGCCAGCCGGGCTGGCCGACCAGCTGATCGGCCACCTGCTTCTTGACCTCGGTGACGATGGCCGGCGCGAACCGCGGATCGGTGGGCACCATCTCCGGCTGCGGGGTGATCACCACGCCCGGCAGGTGGCCGAGCGCACCCGAGACCTTGTCGTTGTCCTCGCGGCGCAGGGTGATCAGGTTCAGCGGCCCGGTCGACGAGCTGGCCTGTTCGGCGAGCCGCTGGGCGTCCATGGTGTTGTCGAACTGCCGCAGGACATCGGCGACCACGCGGGAGGTCCGCATCAGCTCGCCCGCCGCGGAACGCGCGTTCAGCGCGTAGTTGTAGTGGTACCCCGGTACCAGAACGTTCGTGCCGCCGAGTTCGTTGACGGAGGCACGGATCGGCTGGTCGGCGCGCAGCTGGAAGCTCTGGTGCTCCCCCAGATTGGGATGCAGATCCGTGCTGCCCCAACGGACTTGCCACCGGCCGTCCTGCCGGATCATGTTGAGCTGCCCGGTGTAGGCCCAGGTGCGGTCCTTGGGCAGATGCCAGGTGTAACGGTAGGTGATCTTGCCGGTGTCCTGGGTGTACTTGGAGCCGAGCACCTGCGCGTCGAGCTTCGTCGCCTGCAGACCCGACCAGGCCTGATTGATCGCGGTGCGGGCATCGTTGGGCTTGTCGGCCAGCTCGGCGGCGGCGCCGGTGTCGCCGCGGCCGAGCGCGGCGAAGAACGCCTGCGCGGTGGGCTCGGGGCCGTTGGGTTTCGGGGTGCAGGCCGTCATCGCTCCTGCGACCGCCACCACCGACAACAACGCGGCCGAGCGTGAAACGGATGATGTGTGCGTTGCCATTGGGGCTGATGTTAGAAGTGTGACCAGCGCGCGGCACGGAGGCACACCGAGACGCAACCGTGACAGTTTTGTGAGATCCGTCGACCCTGGGACGGCATCGGCCCGGGGACGCAGTCGATCAGCCGGCCGGCAGCGCGACGAGCGAAACGATGTCCCAGGAAAGCGCTACCATTCCGCGATGGGGCACAGCAGCGCTGACCGGATCGTCGCCGACCTGCGGACCTGGATCCGCGATGCCGCGCCGGGCACGCAACTCCCGTCGAGCCGCACACTCGTGGCCCGGTATGAGGCCAGCCCGGTGACGGTGCAGCGGGCCATGCAGACGTTGATCGGCCTCGGCCTGGTCGAGAGCCGGCCCGGCGCCGGCAGCTTCGTCAGGGGCGCTCGCGCCGCGCGCCCGTTGAATGTCAATTGGCAGGCCGGCGCCCTGCGAAGCGCCAATGCCCGGACCCCGAGCCTGCCCACCGCGTTGCGCGACATCACCCAGGACGCGATCGGGCTGCACTCCGGCTTCCCCGCCGTCGACCTGCTCCCCGACCGCGCCGTGCGGACCGCGCTGGCTCGCGCCGCGCGCGCCGATACCGCGATGACCAGGTCCCCCGTCACGGGACTGCCGGCGTTGCAGACGTGGTTCGCCAACGAGTTGGCCGCGGTGACGCCGGCCGGAGTCGCCGCGCCCGCGCCGCGCGATGTCATCGTCGTCCCCGGTACGCAAAGTGGGCTGAGTTCCATCTTCCGCGCGCTGGTCGGACCCGGA from Mycolicibacterium phocaicum includes the following:
- a CDS encoding DUF1707 SHOCT-like domain-containing protein, whose product is MTNSDEIAVLRVSDADRNGTLRRLHNAVALGLIDMDEFSERSALVALARQQAELAVLVGDLPAPNAIVTGSADRVELRGVMGSLKRQGEWVVPTRLALVRRVGSIDLDLTRARFGGPIVVIELDLKFSSLDLRLPDGASASIDDVEVAVGSATDHRKDAPADGTPHVILTGRVVFGSVDIRGPRRTWFGRGDR
- a CDS encoding penicillin-binding transpeptidase domain-containing protein; the encoded protein is MATHTSSVSRSAALLSVVAVAGAMTACTPKPNGPEPTAQAFFAALGRGDTGAAAELADKPNDARTAINQAWSGLQATKLDAQVLGSKYTQDTGKITYRYTWHLPKDRTWAYTGQLNMIRQDGRWQVRWGSTDLHPNLGEHQSFQLRADQPIRASVNELGGTNVLVPGYHYNYALNARSAAGELMRTSRVVADVLRQFDNTMDAQRLAEQASSSTGPLNLITLRREDNDKVSGALGHLPGVVITPQPEMVPTDPRFAPAIVTEVKKQVADQLVGQPGWRVVSVNQNGADIDVLNEVPGKPAPSITISLDRNVQNAAQDAVNMVGRKAMIVAIKPSTGEILAVAQNAAADADGPTATMGLYPPGSTFKMVTAGAAIESDMAGPNTLLGCPGTIDIGHRTIPNYDRFDLGVVPMSRAFANSCNTTFAELASRMAPRALTNAAAQYGIGADYQVAGIDTVTGKVPPTVNLAERTEDGFGQGKVVVSPFGMALAAATVAAGKTPLPQLIEGRPTTVTGNTAPISPKMVDGLRPMMQLVVTSGTAKDLHASGDVRGKTGEAEFSGGSHAWFAGYRGDMAFAALIVGGGGSETAVRMCRDMFKGLPPDYLA